A genomic segment from Methanofollis fontis encodes:
- a CDS encoding GAF domain-containing protein, whose product MTSERPLISGSDRQKAILLSVAAAGALAMTAWAAATGVTVVIGHLLYVPVILAVLWYRWRGMYVVIALAVIYSLIILVFYGFSTTFVEGILRMLVTVAISLILAVLSERVTALARDYPGIFQHGGVGFLIVDKERMTVTDINRTAAAMIGFHPEDVIGRIFSSLFADAQAGREVSEMLRQGDDLQEIEGKLTKRDGSIFCVRIVPGLLPEGRITCTLIDISRQKDDERTMRALADFTEQNPDPVLRIEPGGTLLSANDPAFSLNVLWDDRDGMHLSPTVVDAARKVLKSGRRAEIEISGEGRTHVLSIVPVPGECYANVYGREVTRQKAAEEELRRNERRLEVLQTLNTMYDAPVGDITDYALKAGVALTGSEQGYFAVLDESKEVITMRSWTDGAADARNGVRIQQNPSPVDENIMYREVIRLRRPVLVNNFQEQMDLKNALPPGHPAVHRCMIVPVMEGQRIVAVAGVINKGDAYDGSDVRQLSLLMSGLWGIIRGKQYSDDLKRSENLYRAIFSATGAATMILDGEGRITRANSQFLPLFGYDPGDLIGKNAWDTIFKGPIAETAWRYHQKRRQDPRGPPSFYEGRVLDGQGMERYALVAVAMIVGTDTSVLSLADISSLKQTERELKKRNRELSILSEVAEITSPIRPLPETLNAVLDGVLDLTGFECGAVYLVKGVGGPVVRVAEHQPAGMRLPPTDAEAYRPVDTPLYSDDPPDGVPAYVADNFLSYASIPLTAGSEWLGVLAIASRDEYAFPPAERRMLEAIGQTVGLAVQRATLREGLERANEEANLYLDIITHDINNANGIAMGYCSLLVRTLSGKENTIVRKVLGGIRQSMEIISNVSTYRNMSTRTSSIEPVPLDPVIRAQLTQFSEVDIRYGGTDEVVLADDLLSEVFVNLIGNAVKFGGPDVTVWIEVAREGDLVIVRLTDNGPGIPDDQKSEIFNRFVRKSTRASGKGLGLWITRMLLERYGGAIVADDRVAGSPEGGAAMVLTFRRVPEMKEPL is encoded by the coding sequence ATGACGTCTGAGCGCCCCCTCATCAGCGGATCGGATCGACAGAAGGCGATTCTGCTCTCTGTCGCCGCAGCGGGAGCGCTGGCCATGACGGCATGGGCGGCGGCAACCGGGGTGACCGTGGTCATCGGGCATCTTCTGTATGTGCCGGTTATTCTCGCCGTCCTGTGGTACCGCTGGCGGGGCATGTATGTGGTGATCGCCCTTGCGGTGATCTATTCCCTGATCATCTTGGTGTTTTACGGATTTTCGACCACCTTTGTTGAGGGGATTCTGCGTATGCTGGTGACGGTCGCCATCTCGCTCATCCTTGCGGTGCTCTCCGAGCGGGTGACGGCGCTGGCACGCGACTATCCCGGCATCTTCCAGCACGGGGGGGTGGGTTTTCTCATCGTCGATAAGGAGCGGATGACGGTGACCGATATCAACCGCACCGCTGCGGCGATGATCGGTTTTCATCCGGAGGATGTTATCGGTCGCATATTCTCCTCCCTGTTTGCAGATGCACAAGCCGGGCGAGAGGTTTCGGAGATGCTGAGGCAGGGAGATGATCTCCAGGAGATCGAAGGGAAGCTGACAAAGCGAGACGGCAGCATTTTCTGTGTTCGGATTGTGCCGGGTCTGCTCCCCGAGGGACGAATCACCTGCACCCTCATTGATATCAGCCGCCAGAAGGATGACGAACGCACGATGCGCGCCCTTGCAGACTTCACTGAACAGAACCCGGATCCCGTGCTCAGGATCGAACCCGGCGGCACGCTTCTCTCTGCGAACGATCCGGCCTTTTCTCTGAATGTCCTGTGGGATGACCGCGATGGGATGCACCTCTCTCCGACAGTCGTTGATGCCGCCAGGAAAGTGCTGAAGAGCGGTCGGCGGGCCGAGATCGAGATCTCGGGCGAGGGTCGGACCCATGTGCTCTCGATCGTCCCGGTGCCCGGCGAGTGCTATGCCAATGTCTATGGTCGGGAGGTCACGCGGCAGAAGGCGGCGGAAGAGGAGCTTCGCCGGAACGAGCGGCGGCTTGAGGTGCTCCAGACACTCAATACGATGTATGACGCTCCGGTCGGTGACATCACCGACTATGCCCTGAAGGCGGGTGTTGCCCTGACCGGGAGTGAGCAGGGGTATTTCGCTGTGCTCGACGAGAGCAAAGAGGTGATCACGATGCGGTCGTGGACCGACGGGGCGGCAGACGCCCGCAACGGTGTCCGGATACAGCAGAACCCCTCCCCGGTGGATGAGAACATCATGTACCGGGAGGTGATCAGACTCAGGAGGCCCGTTCTTGTCAATAATTTCCAGGAGCAGATGGATCTCAAGAATGCCCTTCCTCCCGGTCATCCGGCGGTCCACCGTTGCATGATAGTTCCTGTCATGGAGGGGCAGCGGATTGTGGCGGTCGCCGGGGTGATCAACAAGGGGGATGCATATGATGGGAGCGATGTCAGGCAGCTCTCGCTGCTGATGAGTGGACTGTGGGGGATCATCCGCGGAAAACAGTATTCAGACGACCTGAAACGTTCGGAAAATCTATATCGCGCCATTTTTTCGGCGACAGGGGCGGCGACGATGATCCTGGACGGCGAGGGGCGGATCACGCGTGCAAACTCACAGTTTCTGCCCCTCTTCGGCTACGATCCCGGTGACCTGATCGGTAAGAATGCATGGGATACGATCTTCAAGGGGCCGATCGCCGAAACGGCATGGCGATATCACCAGAAACGCCGTCAGGATCCCCGGGGCCCCCCGTCATTCTATGAGGGTCGGGTGCTCGATGGGCAGGGGATGGAACGGTATGCGCTGGTAGCAGTGGCGATGATCGTGGGCACCGATACAAGCGTCCTCTCTCTGGCAGATATCTCGTCGCTCAAGCAGACGGAGCGGGAGCTGAAAAAGCGGAACCGGGAACTCTCTATCCTCTCGGAGGTGGCGGAGATCACCTCGCCGATACGCCCTCTTCCTGAGACGCTCAACGCCGTTCTGGATGGGGTGCTCGATCTGACGGGATTTGAGTGCGGGGCGGTCTATCTGGTGAAGGGTGTGGGGGGGCCGGTGGTCAGGGTTGCCGAACACCAGCCCGCCGGCATGAGGCTTCCGCCCACGGATGCTGAGGCCTATCGGCCTGTGGATACACCATTGTATTCCGATGATCCTCCGGACGGGGTTCCGGCTTATGTCGCCGATAATTTCCTCTCATATGCATCTATCCCCCTCACTGCCGGATCCGAATGGCTTGGTGTGCTGGCCATCGCGTCCAGAGATGAGTATGCGTTTCCACCGGCCGAACGGCGGATGCTGGAGGCGATCGGGCAGACGGTGGGGCTTGCCGTCCAGCGGGCGACCTTGAGGGAGGGGCTGGAGCGGGCGAATGAGGAGGCGAACCTCTATCTCGACATCATCACCCACGACATCAACAATGCCAATGGCATTGCGATGGGCTACTGCAGCCTGCTCGTCAGAACCCTCTCTGGAAAGGAGAATACGATCGTGCGCAAGGTGCTCGGCGGCATCAGGCAGAGCATGGAGATCATCTCGAATGTCTCCACCTACCGCAACATGAGCACGCGGACCTCGAGCATCGAGCCCGTGCCCCTCGACCCGGTGATCCGGGCGCAGCTGACTCAGTTTTCAGAGGTGGACATCCGCTATGGCGGCACCGACGAGGTGGTGCTGGCGGATGACCTCCTCTCCGAGGTGTTCGTCAACCTGATCGGGAATGCCGTGAAGTTTGGCGGGCCTGATGTGACCGTCTGGATCGAGGTTGCACGGGAGGGTGATCTGGTGATCGTCCGTCTGACCGACAATGGACCGGGTATACCGGACGACCAGAAATCCGAAATTTTCAACAGGTTTGTCAGAAAATCCACGAGAGCGAGCGGGAAGGGGCTCGGGCTCTGGATCACGCGTATGCTCCTTGAGCGTTATGGGGGGGCCATCGTTGCCGATGACCGGGTGGCGGGCAGTCCTGAGGGGGGTGCGGCGATGGTGCTCACGTTCAGGCGGGTGCCGGAGATGAAAGAACCTTTATAA